In one Rutidosis leptorrhynchoides isolate AG116_Rl617_1_P2 chromosome 8, CSIRO_AGI_Rlap_v1, whole genome shotgun sequence genomic region, the following are encoded:
- the LOC139864716 gene encoding uncharacterized protein: MAWDALWVKVIKSLYGSHGGLGCINSLDPNDQKRFAGRTWFSITNLEHTLTKLGCDNSNLFVKVIGPGTDTSFWEDKWCGNTPFKLKYPRLYRLERQKSSYVAYRINWAENSPSFSWNWASEPKWRASGELENLLVDLAAFPHPSADSDRWNWNLHTNGSFSTKSLSDLLTDLSIANIPCHDATILNPLIPQKVGIFIWRAKQNKIPVRFELDNKGIDLHSTRCPICDDAIETAQHALLDCKVAVDIWERVRKWWNVDNLHISHIRDISKASTPAMKTKTGSQIWQATIWVTCYFIWKNRNDRVFESTSHCIPKIFADI; this comes from the exons ATGGCTTGG GATGCCCTTTGGGTCAAGGTTATTAAAAGCCTCTATGGGTCTCATGGCGGGTTGGGTTGCATTAATTCACTTGATCCTAACGACCAAAAAAGATTTGCGGGGCGTACATGGTTTTCCATCACCAACTTAGAACACACCCTAACTAAGTTAGGGTGTGACAATTCTAATCTTTTTGTCAAAGTGATAGGTCCAGGTACGGATACAAGCTTTTGGGAAGACAAATGGTGCGGTAACACTCCTTTCAAGCTAAAATATCCGAGACTCTATAGACTCGAGCGACAGAAATCTTCATATGTTGCTTACAGAATCAATTGGGCCGAAAACAGCCCATCATTTTCTTGGAATTGGGCCTCTGAACCCAAGTGGAGGGCGTCTGGTGAGCTCGAGAATCTGCTTGTTGACCTCGCTGCCTTCCCTCACCCATCAGCCGACTCAGATAGATGGAATTGGAATTTACACACCAATGGTTCGTTCTCAACTAAGTCGCTGTCCGATCTGCTAACGGATCTTTCGATTGCCAACATACCTTGCCACGATGCTACGATTTTAAACCCTCTTATCCCCCAAAAAGTAGGTATTTTTATATGGCGTGCAAAGCAAAACAAAATCCCGGTTAGATTCGAACTCGATAACAAAGGAATCGACCTTCACTCCACTAGATGCCCGATTTGTGATGACGCTATTGAAACCGCTCAACACGCCCTTTTAGATTGTAAGGTAGCCGTCGATATATGGGAAAGAGTTAGAAAATGGTGGAATGTTGATAATCTCCACATCTCACACATACGTGACATCTCGAAGGCTTCCACCCCTGCTATGAAAACCAAAACGGGATCCCAAATTTGGCAAGCCACCATTTGGGTCACTTGCTACTTTATTTGGAAAAATCGCAACGACCGTGTTTTCGAGTCCACCTCCCATTGCATTCCCAAAATCTTCGCGGACATCTAA